The following DNA comes from Rhizobium lusitanum.
CCTCGGCATTGGCCTTGGCTTCATCCGGGAAATACAGGCGCGTATGCAAGCCGATATTGATGCCGCGCGCCACGATCCAGAGCGTGATATGCGGTGCCATCTTGCGCCCGTCCTTATAGGGAGCGCGGCCGGGCTTCACCGTCTCGAAGGAGAAGACGCCGTCTTCGGCGCTGGTCGGGCAGCGGCCCCAACCGGTGAAATTGGGATCGGCCGCGCCACGCATTTCCGAAGGGCTGTTGTAGAGCCCGGCACTGTCGGCCTGCCAGATCTCGACGACAGCATCCTTCACCAAAGTATCGGCGCCGTCGAAAATCCGGCCCTTGACCGTGATGCGCTCACCAAGCGTCTTGTCATTGACCATGGATGTGCCGAGATCGACGTCATAGACGCCGCCAATGTCGCAAAAGTTCGGCGTCAGGCCGATATGGACATAGGGGCCGGCTGTCTGCGACGGCGTTTCCTTGAGGTAGCCGAGTTCCTGCACCATCAGTTGCCCTCCAGTCGGTTTTCGAACAGCGTCGAGCGGCGTCCGCGCAGTACGATGTCGAATTTATAGGCGCGCGCGTCCATCGGGATCGTATTGCCCCAGTCGAGCGGCGCGATCAGTTGCTCGATCGCTTTTTTGTCGGGGATCGTGCCGACGATCGGACATTTCCAGATCATCGGATCGCCCTCGAAATACATTTGTGTGATCAGTCGCTGCGCGAAGCCATGGCCGAAGACAGAGAAGTGAATATGTGCCGGCCGCCAGTCGTTGACGCCGTTCGGCCAGGGATAGGCACCTGGCCGAACCGTGCGGAAGGCATAATGGCCGTCCTCGTCGGTGATGGCGCGACCGCAACCGCCGAAATTCGGATCGAGGGCGGCAAGATAGGTCTCCTTCTTGTGGCGATAACGCCCGCCGGCATTGGCCTGCCAGAATTCGAGCAGAGCGCCCGGAACTGGCCGGTTGCGCTCATCCAGCACGCGCCCATGCACGATGATGCGTTCGCCGATGGCACTTTCGCCTGATTTGGCGAAGTTGTGGATCAGGTCGTTATCGTGCTCGCCGAGAATGGAGTGCCCAAAGACCGGACCGGTGATTTCGGAGATCGTGCTGTCCAGCGACAGGAGCGCCCGTTGCGGCGAGCGCAGCACCGAGGTCTTGTAGCCCGGCGTCAAGGCTGGCGCATGCCAGGCGCGGTCGCGGGCGAAAAAGGCGCCGGTTTCGGGCCTGCTATTGCTTTTGTCAGACATCTTTGCCTCGCTTCAAGCCGCCTTCTCGGCGTCCATCTGTTCGAAAACCTTCTTGGCGATCTTGATCGCGTGATTGGCGGCCGGCACGCCGGCATAGATTGCCACATGCAGCAGCGCTTCGCTGACATCGTCGCGTGTCGCGCCGGTATTGGCAGTCGCGCGGACATGCATCGCCACCTCGTCGTCCTGGCCGAGCGCCGCCAGCAACGCGATCGTGACGATCGAGCGCTCGCGCTTGCTGAGCGCCGGACGCGACCAGACATGGCCCCAGGCGGCTTCGGTGATCAGCTCCTGGAACGGCTGGTCGAACTCGGTCGATGCCGATTGGGCGCGGTCGACATGGCTGTCGCCGAGAACGGCGCGCCGCGTCGCCATGCCCTGGCGGTAGCGCTCGGACGGGGCGTTGGGTTCATTCATGGGGCTTTTCTCCATGCAAGGCGAAATCGATGAAGGCGCGGATGACGGCGGTCAGCGCCTCGGGCTGTTCGACGCAAGGGATATGACCCGCGTCCTTGATCACCTCATAGCGCGCGTTCGGAATGAGCTTGGCGGTCGACAACACCAGGTCCGGCGGTGTCGAGCCGTCTTGATCGCCGACGATGCAGATGGTCGGCACCGCGATCTTCTTCGCTGCATCGGTAAAATCGGCATCGCGCAGCGCAGCGCAGGTCGCCGCGTAGCCAGCCGCCGGCTGGCGGGTCAGCATGTTGGAATAGCCGGCGAAGGCGGTGTTTTCCGGGCGGCGGAAAGCCGGCGTGAACCAGCGCTCCATCACCGTG
Coding sequences within:
- the pcaG gene encoding protocatechuate 3,4-dioxygenase subunit alpha gives rise to the protein MQELGYLKETPSQTAGPYVHIGLTPNFCDIGGVYDVDLGTSMVNDKTLGERITVKGRIFDGADTLVKDAVVEIWQADSAGLYNSPSEMRGAADPNFTGWGRCPTSAEDGVFSFETVKPGRAPYKDGRKMAPHITLWIVARGINIGLHTRLYFPDEAKANAEDPLLARIEHRQRVATLIASQEGSVYTLDVHLQGDKETVFLDI
- the pcaC gene encoding 4-carboxymuconolactone decarboxylase, with protein sequence MNEPNAPSERYRQGMATRRAVLGDSHVDRAQSASTEFDQPFQELITEAAWGHVWSRPALSKRERSIVTIALLAALGQDDEVAMHVRATANTGATRDDVSEALLHVAIYAGVPAANHAIKIAKKVFEQMDAEKAA
- the pcaH gene encoding protocatechuate 3,4-dioxygenase subunit beta, translated to MSDKSNSRPETGAFFARDRAWHAPALTPGYKTSVLRSPQRALLSLDSTISEITGPVFGHSILGEHDNDLIHNFAKSGESAIGERIIVHGRVLDERNRPVPGALLEFWQANAGGRYRHKKETYLAALDPNFGGCGRAITDEDGHYAFRTVRPGAYPWPNGVNDWRPAHIHFSVFGHGFAQRLITQMYFEGDPMIWKCPIVGTIPDKKAIEQLIAPLDWGNTIPMDARAYKFDIVLRGRRSTLFENRLEGN